One Osmerus eperlanus chromosome 13, fOsmEpe2.1, whole genome shotgun sequence genomic region harbors:
- the cd74a gene encoding CD74 molecule, major histocompatibility complex, class II invariant chain a encodes MEDHQPQDDSLLRAGSEEALVSPRAPPGGSNNRAFKVAGLTVLACLLLASQGLTAYLVISQRGQIHNLQKNTDRMNKKITVRSHVAPVQMHVPMNTMPLLKDFSDEEPKEAQTPMSKLQFTAIVSVEKQVKDLLQNVSLPEFNQSFLKNVQSLQTKMESEEWMSFETWMRHWLIFQMAQQSPPVPAQALQTKCRLQTRILGSYQPQCDAQGHFMPMQCWHSTGYCWCVDSEGTAIPGTEMRGRPTCGGVPKPAPGLRRMVPMLKTMQLESVQDK; translated from the exons ATGGAGGACCACCAGCCCCAGGACGACTCACTCCTGCGCGCCGGGAGCGAGGAGGCACTTGtttcccccagagcccccccagg tggTTCAAACAACCGTGCGTTCAAGGTGGCAGGCCTGACCGTGCTAGCGTGTCTGCTTCTGGCCAGCCAAGGCCTCACAGCCTACCTGGTGATCTCCCAGAGGGGCCAGATCCACAACCTGCAGAAGAACACTGACAGGATGAACAAGAAGATCACCGTCCGGTCCCACG TGGCTCCTGTTCAGATGCATGTCCCCATGAACACCATGCCTCTGCTGAAGGATTTCAGCGACGAGGAACCCAAGGAGGCCCAGACTCCGATGAGT AAATTGCAGTTCACTGCAATCGTGTCTGTGGAGAAGCAGGTGAAAGATCTCCTCCAG AACGTTTCCCTTCCCGAGTTCAACCAGAGCTTCCTGAAAAACGTCCAGAGCCTGCAGACTAAGATGGAGTCAGAGGAGTGGATG AGCTTTGAGACCTGGATGCGTCACTGGCTGATCTTCCAAATGGCCCAGCAATCCCCCCCTGTGCCAG cccaggcTCTGCAGACCAAGTGCCGCCTGCAGACCAGGATCCTCGGCTCCTACCAGCCTCAGTGTGACGCGCAAGGCCACTTCATGCCCATGCAGTGCTGGCACTCCACCGGGTACTGCTGGTGCGTGGACAGCGAGGGGACTGCCATCCCCGGCACCGAGATGCGCGGCAGGCCCACCTGTGGTGGAG TCCCCAAGCCGGCCCCAGGGCTGCGTCGGATGGTCCCCATGCTGAAGACCATGCAGCTGGAGTCTG TTCAAGATAAGTAA
- the si:dkey-201i24.3 gene encoding golgin subfamily A member 6-like protein 4, with translation MSQQERPNLQSMQTEPSTDHSAREHSTSVKDSSQATDRKYGLQEQLREEIAKHLTEGGVGEEKLQERVGRIRQLREALREEEEKQGVSREKTNPSEQAEYIKAKEQRERLKEHHGRVIKEEMEKIEREMAQEQLEGPQRELQVLGGERQLLLLQLEALRTEAQQAERDLEAQYKTHRQEMHCVRTESVQVFRVFRQVCEEQRRLSEGRYRSVMLEAIQDAVYLSAVNQQLQTDNTQLRRALAEMKDTLSVPGS, from the exons atgtctcagcAGGAACGTCCCAACCTACAGTCCATGCAAACAGAACCCAGTACTGACCACAGCGCCAGGGAACACAGCACCAGTGTTAAGGACAGCAGCCAggccacagacaggaagtatgGGCTGCAGGAGCAGCTGAGAGAGGAGATCGCTAAACACCTCACAG AGGGCGGCGTGGGAGAGGAGAAGCTCCAGGAGAGAGTGGGTCGGATCCGACAGCTCAGAGAAGctctcagagaggaggaggagaagcagggggTCAGCAGGGAGAAAACGAACCCCTCAGAACAG GCTGAATACATCAAAGccaaggagcagagggagagacttAAGGAGCACCATGGCAGAGTGataaaggaggagatggagaagatcGAAAGAGAGATGGCACAGGAACag CTGGAGGGGCCCCAGAGGGAGCTGCAGGTcctgggtggagagaggcagctgctgctgctacagCTGGAGGCCCTGCGCACCGAGGCCCAGCAGGCCGAGAGAGACCTGGAGGCCCAGTACAAAACACACCGACAAGAGATGCACTGTGTCAGGACCGAGAGCGTTCAG GTGTTCAGGGTGTTCcggcaggtgtgtgaggagcagaggaggctgtCGGAGGGGAGGTACAGGAGTGTGATGCTGGAGGCCATCCAGGATGCCGTTTACCTGTCTGCTGTCAATCAGCAGCTCCAGACTGACAACACTCAGCTACGCAGAG ccctgGCAGAGATGAAGGACACCCTGTCGGTCCCTGGGTCCTAG